One genomic region from Nymphaea colorata isolate Beijing-Zhang1983 chromosome 10, ASM883128v2, whole genome shotgun sequence encodes:
- the LOC116262665 gene encoding glucan endo-1,3-beta-glucosidase-like, with protein MAVADGALWTFSCSTVLTLSFLQFFLNVGSGQPAVGVCYDTQADNLPPEKEVLPLFESSGITSVRLFRPDSEMLDALQYTRITVALGVDNSESYHRSVIIKYIIVGNELIPGPLAPYVLTAMENLDDMLSRHGISSISVTTTVLMDVLTYVYTPPSQAFFSSSSVDFMSSLLSFLDSRGYPLFVNVYPFLVYYATGKIPLQYAQFTSPVPVVTDGSFSYLNLLDQMVDSLYVAMEKVGQTNVTLAIAETGWPSAGVSGASVGDASIYNNNFVAHVLSSKGTPRRPNTPLEAFVYNMFNEDRRSGVFANLGLFYPDKNPVYPVQFGLS; from the exons ATGGCGGTTGCAGACGGAGCTCTGTGGACATTCAGTTGCTCAACGGTCTTgactctttctttcttgcaatTCTTCCTCAATGTTGGTA GTGGCCAACCGGCGGTCGGCGTCTGCTACGATACTCAGGCCGACAATCTGCCGCCGGAGAAGGAAGTGCTGCCGCTGTTTGAGAGCAGCGGCATAACCAGCGTCAGGCTGTTCCGACCTGACTCCGAGATGCTCGATGCCCTTCAGTATACAAGGATAACCGTGGCATTGGGAGTAGACAACAGTGAG AGCTACCATCGTTCGGTGATCATCAAATACATCATCGTCGGCAATGAACTCATTCCTGGACCCCTTGCTCCCTACGTCTTGACGGCCATGGAAAACTTGGATGACATGCTCAGCCGCCATGGCATAAGCTCAATCAGTGTTACCACCACGGTCCTCATGGATGTGCTCACCTATGTCTATACACCTCCCTCGCAAGCCTTCTTCTCATCGAGTTCTGTGGATTTTATGTCATCCCTGCTTTCCTTCCTCGATTCCAGAGGCTACCCTCTTTTCGTCAATGTCTACCCTTTCCTTGTATACTACGCTACCGGGAAGATACCGCTTCAATATGCGCAGTTCACTTCCCCTGTACCGGTTGTTACAGACGGTAGCTTCTCGTACCTGAATCTTCTCGATCAGATGGTTGATTCATTGTACGTGGCCATGGAGAAGGTCGGGCAGACGAACGTCACGCTTGCAATTGCCGAGACCGGATGGCCGTCGGCGGGGGTTTCAGGCGCATCGGTCGGCGACGCCAGCATCTATAACAACAATTTCGTCGCTCATGTATTGTCCAGTAAGGGAACGCCGAGGAGGCCCAATACGCCATTGGAGGCGTTTGTGTATAATATGTTCAATGAAGACCGGCGGTCCGGCGTGTTTGCAAACCTCGGTCTTTTTTATCCTGACAAGAATCCTGTCTATCCAGTGCAGTTTGGTCTATCGTGA
- the LOC116263101 gene encoding glucan endo-1,3-beta-glucosidase-like, which translates to MVADNLPAPVDVVKLFTDKGIAAMRLYEPNTDALTALKGSPIEVMLGVRNEDLASIAGSQAAADDWVHTNVAAYSDVKIKYITAGNEVIPGPNSQYVLPAMQNLLKSLTAASLSSSIRVSTVVSMSVLGSSYPPSQGAFSDVTAAVMSDIVSFLSSNGSPFLANVYPYFAYTGSPGQIALPYALFAGDAPVVQDGALSYHNLFDAMVDALYSALEKAGGSSVGIVISESGWPSAGSDAATVANAQAYVNNFISHVTSGDGTPKRPGKPIEAYVFAMFNENQKPGEAVEQNFGLFYPSMQPVYPVFN; encoded by the coding sequence ATGGTTGCCGACAACCTGCCGGCGCCGGTGGACGTGGTGAAGTTGTTCACAGACAAGGGCATAGCCGCCATGAGGCTCTATGAACCCAACACCGATGCACTCACGGCTCTTAAAGGCTCACCAATTGAGGTAATGCTTGGAGTAAGAAATGAGGATCTGGCATCCATCGCCGGCTCCCAAGCTGCTGCCGACGACTGGGTCCACACCAACGTAGCAGCATATTCCGATGTCAAGATTAAGTACATCACAGCGGGCAATGAGGTCATTCCAGGCCCAAATTCTCAGTACGTCCTCCCGGCGATGCAGAATCTGTTGAAGTCGCTCACCGCCGCCAGCCTGAGCAGCAGCATACGCGTGTCGACGGTGGTGTCCATGAGCGTGCTGGGCTCGTCCTACCCTCCTTCACAGGGCGCCTTCTCCGACGTGACGGCCGCCGTGATGTCCGACATCGTCTCCTTCCTCAGCAGCAACGGCTCCCCTTTCCTTGCCAATGTGTATCCATATTTTGCGTACACCGGGAGCCCAGGGCAAATAGCGCTGCCTTATGCACTCTTTGCCGGCGACGCGCCTGTTGTTCAGGACGGGGCCCTGTCTTACCATAACCTCTTTGACGCCATGGTGGATGCGCTCTACTCGGCGTTGGAGAAAGCCGGCGGTAGTAGCGTAGGGATCGTGATTTCAGAGAGCGGCTGGCCGTCCGCCGGCAGCGACGCGGCCACCGTCGCGAATGCCCAGGCGTATGTCAATAACTTTATTTCTCATGTAACCTCTGGCGACGGTACCCCGAAGAGGCCGGGGAAACCCATAGAGGCCTATGTGTTTGCAATGTTCAACGAGAACCAAAAGCCAGGGGAGGCCGTCGAGCAGAACTTTGGCCTCTTCTATCCTAGCATGCAGCCTGTCTACCCCGTCTTCaactga
- the LOC116263100 gene encoding beta-1,3-galactosyltransferase 7-like yields the protein MKGGRESREIIRRTRIFLLCIACFFVGTLVTNRVWFPPEAGGQIITRRQQEQGLKIVDGCTMKRKLGQDRGAIEEVHRTYEAVQILDKAISTLQMELADTRRKQENNIEGLPPALKSSYDVQSRKKAFVVIGINTAFSSRKRRDSVRETWMPQGQKLMQLEQEKGIVVRFMVGHSATSNSILDKAIDSEDEQHNDFLRLDHVEGYHELSAKTKIFFSTAVAKWDAEFYVKVDDDVHVNLGMLAATLAQHRSKPRVYIGCMKSGPVLSQKTVKYHEPEHWKFGEEGNNYFRHATGQIYAISKDLATYISINQPILHKYANEDVSLGSWFIGLDVEQIDERNMCCGTPPDCEWKAQAGNVCIASFDWGCSGICKSVEKIKDVHARCGEGIEAVWSALF from the exons ATGAAGGGTGGTCGGGAGAGCCGTGAGATCATCAGGAGGACGAGGATATTCCTCCTCTGCATTGCCTGCTTTTTCGTCGGAACGCTCGTCACCAATAG GGTGTGGTTTCCTCCCGAAGCAGGTGGGCAAATTATCACGAGAAGACAGCAAGAACAGGGGCTGAAGATCGTAGATGGATGTACAATGAAGAGG AAGCTTGGCCAAGACAGAGGTGCAATTGAAGAGGTTCACAGGACCTATGAAGCTGTCCA GATCTTGGATAAAGCTATATCTACACTGCAAATGGAGCTAGCAGATACACGTAGGAAACAGGAGAACAACATTGAAGGCTTACCTCCGGCACTGAAATCTTCTTATGATGTTCAGTCACGGAAGAAAGCTTTTGTTGTGATTGGCATAAATACAGCCTTTAGTAGCAGAAAGAGAAGAGATTCCGTTAGAGAAACCTGGATGCCACAAG GACAGAAGCTGATGCAGTTAGAACAAGAGAAGGGAATTGTTGTCCGTTTTATGGTTGGTCATAG TGCTACATCCAACAGTATCTTGGATAAAGCAATTGATTCAGAAGATGAACAACATAATGATTTCCTTAGACTG GACCATGTTGAAGGATATCACGAACTTTCTGCAAAAACAAAGATATTCTTCTCCACTGCAGTGGCTAAATGGGATGCTGAGTTCTATGTTAAAGTAGATGATGATGTACACGTTAATTTGG GCATGCTCGCTGCCACTCTTGCCCAACACCGTTCTAAGCCTAGGGTTTACATTGGCTGTATGAAGTCTGGACCAGTATTGTCGCAGAA GACTGTAAAGTATCACGAGCCAGAACATTGGAAGTTTGGTGAAGAAGGAAACAATTATTTCCGGCATGCAACTGGACAGATATACGCTATCTCAAAGGACCTTGCAACTTATATTTCGATCAACCA GCCCATCCTACACAAGTACGCAAATGAAGATGTCTCTCTTGGTTCTTGGTTTATCGGGCTGGACGTTGAGCAGATTGATGAGCGAAATATGTGCTGTGGAACTCCACCAG ATTGCGAATGGAAGGCACAGGCCGGAAATGTGTGCATTGCATCCTTCGATTGGGGTTGCAGTGGCATTTGCAAG